The Spirosoma foliorum genome has a window encoding:
- a CDS encoding TetR/AcrR family transcriptional regulator: MNAIIMEKDEKIRRNRSKTTQRIVEALEDVIAERGLEGVGVNRVAEKANVSKVLIYRYFGGMEGLLEYYVKMGKLFPVFTPAVLDQIRPLHESDVARIWYRQVIQTYRYFRTFKAAREVLKASVIENDSIAETTARAQDEEMTRLVSQLSFVKGADTQAISAVVLGAMTYLTIMAQNDRTMISIDLRSEEGWERIENAVKAIYIALNKMAIGSKDVELELQSAHLPLAQW, from the coding sequence ATGAATGCTATTATTATGGAGAAAGATGAAAAGATAAGACGGAACCGCTCGAAGACCACTCAACGCATTGTTGAAGCGCTCGAAGATGTAATAGCAGAGCGTGGTTTAGAAGGTGTAGGTGTAAACCGGGTAGCCGAAAAAGCGAATGTAAGTAAAGTCCTGATTTATAGATACTTTGGCGGAATGGAAGGTCTTCTCGAGTATTATGTAAAAATGGGAAAGTTATTTCCAGTTTTTACTCCTGCTGTATTAGACCAAATCCGCCCATTGCATGAATCTGACGTAGCTCGTATTTGGTATCGTCAAGTAATTCAAACCTACCGTTATTTCCGTACGTTTAAGGCAGCCCGTGAGGTTCTGAAGGCTAGCGTTATTGAAAATGATTCAATTGCCGAAACAACAGCTCGGGCACAAGACGAAGAAATGACACGGCTCGTAAGCCAGTTATCGTTCGTAAAAGGTGCCGATACGCAGGCAATTTCGGCAGTTGTACTTGGCGCAATGACTTATTTGACAATTATGGCCCAAAACGACCGCACAATGATCAGTATTGATCTACGAAGCGAAGAAGGCTGGGAGCGGATTGAAAATGCGGTTAAAGCCATTTATATCGCCTTAAATAAAATGGCAATTGGTTCAAAAGATGTTGAATTGGAACTCCAGTCAGCTCATTTGCCGCTTGCTCAATGGTAA
- a CDS encoding vanadium-dependent haloperoxidase, translating to MRSLFRFSYMLGLLLIGVSSCRKPVPPAEYNAKAANVEYYNSALNKLTEVVVHDIFSPPVASRIYSYANLAGYEALVPFDKQYESLGGKLKRFQTGPQPEAGKDYCFPLASVRAFLTVARALTFSVNFYDEFEKPFYEQYKKDGVPDEVIERSMAYGEAVAKHVLDYAAKDSYKQTRGFKHTVTNEEGTWVPTPPAYMDAAEPQWNKLRCWAMDTCSQFMPPRPLPYSLAKGSPYEKELDEVYQTGKKLDKQQQDIAYFWDDNAFVMNVAGHVMFASKKMTPGGHWLAIAQTVARQKKMDMMHTVEAYALTSFALSDGFISCWDEKYRTKTIRPETVINKFIDPKWTPFLQTPPFPEYPSGHSVISTAAATVLTDLMGDNVAFTDSTEFKYGHGVRSFKSFRDAADEASISRMYGGIHYRSALVNGQLEGEKVGKWVVEKIHARKGTVASR from the coding sequence ATGAGATCTTTGTTTCGTTTTAGCTATATGCTAGGGCTTTTGCTGATTGGAGTTTCCAGTTGTCGTAAGCCCGTTCCCCCTGCCGAGTACAACGCTAAAGCAGCTAATGTTGAATACTACAACTCGGCTCTGAATAAACTTACTGAGGTTGTTGTGCACGACATTTTTTCGCCACCTGTTGCCAGCCGGATTTATTCGTATGCCAACCTGGCGGGTTACGAAGCCCTTGTGCCCTTCGATAAGCAATACGAATCGCTCGGTGGCAAACTGAAGCGCTTCCAGACTGGCCCACAGCCCGAAGCTGGGAAAGACTATTGCTTTCCGCTAGCTAGTGTACGCGCTTTTCTAACCGTTGCTCGTGCCCTGACATTCTCGGTCAATTTCTACGATGAATTTGAAAAGCCATTCTACGAACAGTATAAGAAAGATGGTGTTCCAGATGAAGTAATCGAACGCTCGATGGCCTACGGTGAAGCCGTCGCTAAACACGTTCTGGACTACGCGGCTAAGGATAGCTATAAACAGACGAGAGGATTTAAGCATACCGTTACAAACGAAGAAGGAACTTGGGTACCAACGCCCCCTGCTTATATGGATGCCGCCGAACCTCAGTGGAATAAGCTGCGCTGTTGGGCAATGGATACCTGTAGTCAGTTTATGCCTCCTCGTCCGCTTCCGTATAGCTTGGCTAAAGGAAGTCCTTATGAGAAAGAACTTGATGAGGTTTATCAGACAGGGAAAAAGCTGGATAAACAACAACAGGATATTGCTTATTTCTGGGACGACAACGCTTTTGTGATGAACGTAGCGGGTCACGTTATGTTTGCCAGTAAAAAAATGACACCGGGCGGACACTGGCTTGCCATTGCCCAAACGGTTGCGCGGCAGAAAAAGATGGACATGATGCACACTGTTGAAGCTTATGCGCTTACGTCATTTGCATTGAGTGATGGATTTATTTCCTGCTGGGACGAAAAATACCGGACCAAAACGATACGCCCAGAAACCGTTATCAACAAATTCATTGACCCCAAATGGACGCCATTTCTACAGACACCTCCGTTTCCGGAATACCCAAGCGGGCACAGCGTGATCTCGACGGCAGCAGCTACGGTGCTAACTGACTTGATGGGCGATAACGTCGCATTTACCGACTCTACAGAGTTTAAATACGGGCACGGTGTGCGGTCGTTCAAATCGTTCCGGGATGCTGCCGACGAAGCCTCAATCAGCCGTATGTACGGTGGTATTCACTATCGGTCTGCCTTAGTTAATGGCCAGCTAGAAGGTGAAAAAGTTGGCAAATGGGTGGTAGAGAAAATCCACGCCAGGAAAGGCACTGTAGCCAGTCGCTGA
- a CDS encoding VCBS repeat-containing protein, translating to MVKFIALFLTAGLLALAGCNSFKSEKQLFQALDSTQTGVGFVNHLVPSEKLNILDYLYFYNGGGVSAGDINNDGLTDLYFVSNQGKNKLYLNKGNFKFEDITEKAGVAGFSDWQTGSTMADVNGDGFLDIYVCAVGNFRGLEGANELYINNGDGTFTEKAADYGLDFTGFSTQAAFFDYDHDGDLDCYLLNHAVHTSRSYDRVTARNLRNNESGDYLYKNMSVEQGVGSKAPASGSKRFINISEQASIFGAAMGYGLGISVADLNNDGWEDLYISNDFHEDDYYYINNQKGGFTESVKKAFQHTSRFSMGNDVADVNNDGFADVVTLDMYPEDETVEKSSLGEDPLDIYIYKLAYGYMNQYSRNCLQLNLSGKKFMEVGAMAGVAATDWSWSPLLADYDNDGIKDLFISNGIVHRPNNLDYVKFAADDSLRYAMETSKSLDERAIKLMPEGKSHNYIYRGTQSLRFEDKSSAWGFSVPNFSNGAAYADLDNDGDLDLITNNIDDPAGLYRNEATTIFPDNTHLTVKLKGDAPNTFGVGAKVIAKYGGSSHGDSLQVQQLMPTRGFESSVAPELLFGLGKRDVIDSLIVIWPSQRMEIRTKVKTNQTLTLKQTDAKLDGTNYRYTAPAIHPLFADVTTADSIPYKHKENKEYYDYVREPLMPFQVSTEGPHLAVGDVNGDGLDDIYAGGAKWKAGSLLLQQTDGKFKPVMQADFAKDSTYEDVDAAFFDADGDKDLDLYVVSGGNEFYDKMPEQFDRLYLNDGHGNFSRSVNALPPMYDNKSCVRPQDIDKDGDLDLFVGGRVVGFGYGKSPNSYLLINDGKGHFADQTDKLAEGLRKAGMITDAVWADYDGDKDLDLILAGDWMPVKIFTNDGGKFTESKSILTDETPLSGFYQRIIAADFDKDGDIDLVAGNLGTNTKFRKTPDSQLRMWVKDVDNNQSSEQIIAYNRGKEWYPLGFKDELGKQMPSIINKRFTDYVSFAGKPLNEVLKDDELKGADEFTVNQFASVYLENQSGRDGGPKFVVHELPMMAQVSKLFALEAIDFDHDGDLDVLGGGNFYGVSTYQGRYDASYGVVLQNDGKGAFTALSPIDAGFLLNGEIRDIRPVRTAQGQLIMVARNNAGLQLFKPLLLK from the coding sequence ATGGTGAAATTTATTGCTTTATTCCTAACGGCTGGTTTGTTAGCGCTGGCAGGTTGTAACTCATTCAAGTCAGAAAAACAGCTCTTTCAAGCACTCGACTCTACTCAAACGGGTGTTGGTTTTGTCAATCATCTTGTACCGAGCGAAAAATTGAATATACTCGACTACCTCTATTTTTATAATGGAGGAGGTGTATCGGCGGGTGATATCAACAACGATGGTTTGACGGATTTATACTTTGTATCGAATCAGGGAAAGAACAAACTCTATCTCAATAAAGGCAACTTTAAGTTTGAAGATATTACCGAGAAAGCGGGCGTTGCCGGTTTTTCGGATTGGCAAACAGGATCTACGATGGCCGATGTCAATGGCGACGGCTTTCTGGATATTTACGTTTGTGCCGTCGGGAATTTTCGAGGATTGGAAGGGGCCAATGAACTCTATATCAACAACGGCGATGGGACCTTTACCGAAAAAGCCGCTGATTATGGGCTGGATTTTACGGGTTTCTCAACGCAGGCCGCCTTTTTCGATTACGACCACGATGGCGATTTAGACTGTTACCTGCTCAATCATGCTGTACATACGTCACGTAGTTACGATCGGGTAACGGCGCGTAATCTTCGGAATAATGAGTCGGGCGATTATCTCTATAAGAACATGAGTGTGGAACAGGGAGTAGGGAGCAAAGCACCAGCCTCAGGTTCTAAGCGTTTTATAAACATTAGTGAACAGGCGAGCATTTTCGGTGCTGCAATGGGGTATGGCCTGGGTATATCGGTGGCCGATCTGAACAATGATGGCTGGGAAGACCTCTATATCTCAAATGATTTTCATGAAGATGATTATTACTACATCAATAATCAGAAAGGCGGTTTTACGGAGAGTGTAAAAAAAGCATTCCAGCATACCAGCCGTTTTTCGATGGGTAACGATGTTGCCGATGTCAATAACGATGGCTTTGCTGATGTGGTTACGCTTGATATGTATCCCGAAGATGAAACCGTCGAAAAATCATCGCTGGGTGAAGATCCGTTGGACATCTATATCTACAAGCTGGCCTATGGCTACATGAACCAGTATAGCCGAAACTGCCTTCAGCTAAACCTTTCGGGAAAGAAGTTTATGGAGGTTGGGGCTATGGCAGGCGTGGCAGCAACAGACTGGAGCTGGTCGCCTTTGTTGGCCGATTATGATAATGACGGTATAAAAGACCTGTTTATTTCCAATGGCATTGTCCATCGCCCTAACAACCTCGACTATGTGAAATTTGCTGCCGACGACTCCCTTCGGTATGCTATGGAAACGTCGAAATCGCTCGATGAACGCGCTATTAAGTTGATGCCGGAGGGTAAGTCTCATAATTATATTTATCGGGGTACTCAATCGCTCCGCTTCGAGGATAAATCGTCTGCCTGGGGATTCTCGGTGCCTAATTTCTCAAATGGGGCAGCGTACGCCGATCTGGACAATGATGGCGATCTGGATTTAATTACGAACAACATCGATGATCCTGCGGGCCTTTACCGCAATGAGGCAACCACAATTTTTCCCGACAATACGCATCTGACGGTTAAACTGAAAGGTGATGCTCCGAATACGTTTGGGGTAGGAGCGAAGGTAATTGCCAAATATGGCGGCTCGTCGCACGGCGATAGTTTGCAAGTACAGCAATTGATGCCGACTCGTGGTTTCGAGTCGTCGGTAGCGCCAGAACTGCTGTTTGGCCTCGGTAAACGAGACGTAATTGATTCATTGATCGTAATCTGGCCAAGCCAGCGAATGGAAATTCGTACGAAGGTGAAAACCAATCAGACGCTCACCTTAAAACAAACGGATGCCAAACTCGACGGCACGAATTATCGGTATACAGCCCCTGCTATTCATCCGCTGTTTGCCGATGTTACCACTGCCGATTCAATTCCGTACAAGCACAAGGAGAATAAAGAATATTACGATTATGTCCGTGAGCCATTAATGCCGTTTCAGGTATCGACAGAAGGGCCGCATTTGGCCGTAGGCGATGTAAATGGTGACGGTCTGGACGATATATATGCCGGAGGAGCTAAGTGGAAAGCGGGAAGTTTATTGCTGCAACAGACTGATGGAAAATTCAAGCCAGTTATGCAGGCCGATTTTGCCAAAGATTCAACGTATGAGGACGTCGATGCTGCTTTCTTCGATGCCGATGGCGATAAAGACCTTGATCTGTACGTCGTGTCGGGCGGTAATGAATTTTACGATAAAATGCCGGAGCAGTTCGACCGTCTGTACTTGAACGATGGGCACGGGAATTTCAGTCGCTCGGTCAATGCGTTACCGCCCATGTACGACAACAAGAGCTGTGTGCGCCCTCAGGATATTGATAAAGACGGCGATCTCGATTTGTTTGTAGGAGGCCGGGTTGTTGGGTTTGGCTACGGAAAATCACCGAACTCATACCTGTTGATCAATGATGGCAAAGGGCATTTCGCCGATCAAACGGATAAACTAGCCGAAGGACTTCGAAAAGCCGGTATGATTACCGATGCGGTTTGGGCCGATTATGATGGCGACAAAGACCTTGATTTAATTCTGGCTGGTGACTGGATGCCCGTTAAAATTTTCACGAATGACGGAGGGAAGTTTACCGAAAGTAAATCGATTCTGACCGATGAAACGCCATTAAGTGGCTTTTATCAGCGCATCATTGCCGCCGATTTCGACAAGGACGGTGATATAGATTTAGTGGCAGGTAATTTGGGAACGAACACCAAGTTCCGCAAAACGCCCGATTCGCAATTACGAATGTGGGTAAAAGATGTCGACAATAATCAAAGCTCCGAGCAGATCATTGCTTACAACCGAGGAAAAGAATGGTATCCGCTAGGCTTTAAAGACGAGTTGGGTAAACAAATGCCAAGCATTATCAACAAACGCTTCACCGATTATGTGTCATTTGCTGGGAAACCACTCAACGAAGTGCTAAAAGATGATGAACTGAAAGGAGCCGACGAATTTACTGTCAACCAGTTTGCGTCGGTTTATCTGGAGAATCAAAGCGGCCGGGATGGAGGTCCGAAATTCGTTGTGCATGAGTTGCCTATGATGGCTCAGGTATCAAAGTTATTCGCTCTTGAGGCTATTGATTTTGATCATGATGGAGACCTTGACGTGTTGGGCGGAGGAAATTTCTATGGAGTAAGTACTTATCAGGGACGCTACGATGCCAGTTATGGAGTGGTATTGCAGAATGATGGCAAAGGAGCGTTCACGGCTTTGTCGCCCATTGATGCCGGATTTTTGCTGAATGGTGAGATTCGTGATATTCGCCCCGTCCGAACAGCACAGGGACAATTAATTATGGTGGCTCGAAATAACGCAGGTTTACAACTATTTAAGCCATTGCTTTTGAAGTAA
- a CDS encoding VCBS repeat-containing protein, translating into MRILLIVLAIGLFVGCQSKQQTPSDPLFQKLSPDETHVNFTNTVTDDKDFNIFNYRNFYNGGGVAIGDVNNDGLADVFLIANMGENKLYLNRTVPGQGNIQFDDISAKAGVGGKRAWSTGATFADVNGDGRLDLYVCNAGNRDGDDRANELFINNGNDANGVPTFTERAAEYGLADRGYSTHAAFFDYDRDGDLDMYLLNNSFMPVGKLVYANLRAERDSLGGHKFFRNDQEKGKHFTDVSEKAGIYGSVIGFGLGITIGDVNEDNWPDIYISNDFYERDYLYINNHDGTFHESIKESMPHTSLSSMGADVADVNNDGKLDIFITDMLPGNDRRLKRNSSYEGHDLEQIKVGRDFHYQYMQNMLHLNQGNQPGNNGLPTFSEIARFSGVQATDWSWGALIFDMDNDGQKDIFVANGVAKDVTDQDFVNFLADRENMAQMARQRAFNFKEFLDKTPSEAIPNYAFHNDGNLHFTNKAVDWGLSEPDFSNGAAYGDLDNDGDLDLVVNNVNSPVSIYQNKSSEERKANYLKIKLEGTGFNRNAIGAKVFVYQPGRMQLLQQMPNRGFESSVDLNLVFGLGDKPQIDSLIVIWPDDKKQILRQPKTNQLLTLRWADANQLWKPSVIPARPYFQDNTAASGLSYLHKESPFVDYNRDALLKQQLSTQGPALATGDVNGDGLDDVFLGGASGHSGHLFLQQPAGRFVDKTPVSMKQDTISEAVDAVFFDADGDKDLDLYVVSGSNEFNADSEELLDQLYLNDGKGGFTRSETGLPNLKASGSCVAAADFDQDGDIDLFVGSRLIPSQYGYNPSSYLLTNDGTGNFKNYTKRFLADIDQLGMVTGATWADLNGDKYPELIVVGDWEPIRVFENKRGKLTQNPELSIKDTEGKPLKTNGWWNCVTAGDADGDGDLDLVVGNLGLNSRIRATQTVPAELYVGDFDHNGTLEQIINCADETGELYPMVLKSDLQKEMPTIKKKFIKFGDYAGKKINEILDEDQLKQALIKQSFMGETAILLNSGKGDLTFQPLPTDAQLSTICSVVFTDYDHDGRTDLVLAGNFLDVLPEVGRYDGNYGVVLRNRGKAADGRMAYESINPAASGFFVRGQVRRMARLKQGQLVLAKNNDRAQVFTLINK; encoded by the coding sequence ATGCGTATCCTTTTAATCGTTCTGGCAATTGGCCTGTTTGTGGGCTGCCAGTCAAAACAACAGACGCCATCCGATCCACTGTTTCAGAAGTTGTCGCCCGACGAGACACACGTCAATTTTACGAACACGGTTACCGACGATAAGGATTTCAACATCTTCAATTATCGGAATTTTTATAACGGCGGTGGCGTAGCCATCGGCGATGTAAATAATGACGGTCTGGCCGATGTATTTCTGATCGCCAATATGGGCGAAAATAAACTCTATCTGAACCGAACTGTTCCTGGGCAGGGCAACATACAATTCGATGATATTTCGGCCAAAGCGGGTGTTGGTGGAAAACGAGCGTGGAGTACAGGCGCTACGTTTGCCGATGTAAATGGCGATGGACGACTTGATCTTTACGTTTGTAATGCCGGGAATCGCGATGGCGACGATCGGGCTAATGAGCTCTTTATCAATAATGGAAATGATGCCAATGGGGTTCCGACATTTACGGAACGTGCAGCCGAATATGGTTTAGCGGATCGGGGTTATTCTACGCACGCAGCTTTCTTTGATTATGACCGCGACGGCGATCTGGATATGTACCTGCTGAACAACAGCTTTATGCCTGTTGGTAAATTGGTATATGCAAACTTACGGGCAGAACGGGATTCGTTAGGAGGGCATAAATTCTTCCGGAACGATCAGGAGAAGGGCAAGCATTTTACCGATGTTAGTGAAAAAGCCGGGATTTACGGTAGCGTAATTGGCTTTGGCCTTGGCATCACCATCGGGGATGTAAATGAAGACAACTGGCCCGATATTTATATTTCCAATGACTTTTACGAACGAGATTATCTCTACATCAATAACCACGATGGAACGTTCCATGAGTCAATCAAGGAGTCGATGCCGCATACCAGTCTGTCATCTATGGGTGCCGACGTTGCTGACGTCAACAATGATGGCAAACTCGATATTTTCATAACGGATATGTTGCCCGGTAATGACCGGCGCTTAAAGCGTAATTCCAGCTATGAAGGGCACGATCTGGAGCAAATTAAGGTTGGTCGTGATTTCCACTATCAGTACATGCAAAATATGCTGCACCTGAATCAGGGAAATCAACCGGGTAATAATGGATTACCAACCTTTAGCGAAATCGCCCGTTTCTCGGGAGTTCAGGCGACAGACTGGAGTTGGGGCGCACTGATTTTTGATATGGACAATGATGGGCAGAAAGACATCTTTGTGGCCAATGGAGTTGCCAAAGACGTAACCGATCAAGACTTCGTAAACTTCCTGGCCGATCGCGAAAATATGGCTCAGATGGCCCGCCAGAGAGCCTTCAATTTTAAAGAGTTTTTGGATAAAACCCCGTCTGAGGCTATTCCCAATTATGCCTTTCATAATGATGGGAACCTCCATTTTACCAACAAAGCAGTTGATTGGGGCCTTTCGGAACCTGACTTTTCTAATGGTGCCGCCTATGGTGATTTAGACAATGATGGTGATCTAGACTTGGTTGTCAACAATGTAAATTCCCCCGTTTCGATCTATCAGAATAAATCGAGCGAAGAGCGCAAGGCAAATTATTTGAAAATAAAGCTGGAAGGAACCGGCTTCAACCGAAACGCCATTGGCGCCAAAGTATTCGTCTATCAGCCTGGTCGGATGCAATTACTGCAACAGATGCCCAACCGAGGGTTTGAATCGTCGGTCGACCTAAATCTAGTGTTTGGTCTGGGCGATAAACCTCAGATTGATTCGTTAATAGTCATCTGGCCGGACGATAAAAAGCAAATCTTACGCCAGCCTAAAACCAATCAACTATTGACGCTCCGTTGGGCCGATGCGAATCAGTTATGGAAGCCTTCTGTAATCCCTGCTCGACCTTATTTTCAGGACAATACAGCTGCTTCGGGATTGAGTTATTTACATAAAGAAAGCCCCTTTGTCGATTACAATCGAGATGCCTTATTAAAACAGCAACTCTCCACACAAGGGCCTGCGTTAGCTACCGGCGATGTAAATGGCGATGGTCTGGACGATGTGTTTCTTGGTGGCGCTAGTGGCCATTCGGGGCATTTATTTTTACAGCAACCCGCTGGGCGTTTTGTTGATAAAACGCCTGTTAGCATGAAACAGGATACAATTTCAGAAGCTGTCGACGCGGTTTTCTTCGATGCCGATGGCGATAAGGATCTGGATTTATACGTTGTATCAGGTAGCAATGAGTTTAATGCCGACTCAGAGGAATTACTGGATCAGCTTTACCTAAATGACGGGAAAGGCGGATTTACCCGTTCTGAAACAGGATTGCCTAACCTGAAGGCGAGTGGTTCCTGCGTAGCAGCCGCAGATTTTGATCAGGATGGCGATATTGACCTGTTTGTTGGTTCTCGACTAATTCCGAGTCAGTATGGGTATAATCCATCGAGCTACCTGCTTACGAATGATGGCACCGGGAATTTCAAAAATTACACTAAACGCTTTCTGGCAGATATTGATCAGCTAGGTATGGTTACCGGAGCAACATGGGCCGACCTGAACGGCGATAAGTATCCTGAATTGATTGTTGTTGGTGATTGGGAACCGATTCGGGTATTCGAAAACAAGCGGGGTAAACTAACTCAGAATCCAGAATTATCGATAAAGGATACCGAAGGTAAACCGTTGAAAACGAATGGCTGGTGGAATTGTGTAACCGCAGGTGATGCGGATGGTGATGGCGATCTGGATTTGGTCGTGGGTAATTTAGGACTCAATTCGCGCATTCGAGCTACGCAAACCGTCCCGGCTGAACTGTATGTTGGTGATTTTGATCATAACGGTACGCTGGAGCAGATTATAAATTGCGCCGATGAAACTGGCGAACTGTACCCAATGGTGCTGAAAAGCGATTTGCAGAAGGAAATGCCTACAATCAAGAAAAAGTTTATAAAGTTTGGTGATTATGCGGGCAAGAAGATTAATGAAATTCTGGATGAAGATCAACTGAAGCAGGCTCTCATCAAGCAATCGTTTATGGGTGAAACGGCTATCCTACTGAATTCGGGCAAAGGCGATTTAACATTTCAACCCTTGCCAACTGATGCTCAGCTATCAACCATTTGTAGTGTTGTCTTCACTGATTACGATCACGACGGCCGCACCGACCTCGTTTTAGCCGGTAATTTCTTAGACGTGCTTCCCGAAGTTGGTCGTTACGATGGTAATTATGGGGTCGTATTACGGAACCGGGGTAAAGCTGCTGACGGGCGTATGGCGTATGAGTCGATCAATCCGGCAGCCTCTGGTTTCTTTGTACGCGGTCAAGTTCGTCGTATGGCACGGCTTAAGCAGGGTCAACTTGTTCTGGCAAAAAATAACGACCGCGCGCAGGTCTTTACACTTATTAACAAGTAA
- a CDS encoding RagB/SusD family nutrient uptake outer membrane protein, with protein sequence MQRITIKVLLGCSALMLAGQSCTNLDETTYDVIPTSGTFGTTAAQQAALIGPLYSGLGDYYGNLTNLNTTTDEQIVPTRGGDWKDGDNWVRLYTHTWDPVTDNNQFNGPWNWCYNNITSINQQLGTIKDAGVIAELKTLRAFFHYEAMDLFGNAIIADQVSAGTPKQSTRADMFAFVEKELLAAYPNLSSTVGGAYYGRMNKYVADMILAKMYLNAQVYTGTPRWADAITRCNNIISSGKYQIVGDFFSNFVTQNQNSAEIILATPFDKSKRTGFQVQMQNLHYLNQLTYNLGTAPWNGFAAVTEFYNSFDDKDIRKKMWLVGQQYKADGTPLMDDAIPLAFTPEIPSLVLAAGAPGRVAGARSVKYQIQTNNTFTSQDNDFVVYRLADVYLMRAEANLRLGNTATALTDVNLIRKRAGMADFTTLTLTDMLAERGREMAWEYHRRQDQIRFGTYGDAKRFKAKDADSHWTLYPIPRDQLALNPNLKQNPGY encoded by the coding sequence ATGCAACGAATAACCATAAAAGTGCTTTTGGGATGCTCGGCACTTATGCTGGCAGGTCAGTCTTGTACGAATCTTGACGAGACGACTTACGACGTTATCCCAACCAGCGGTACATTCGGTACGACGGCTGCCCAGCAGGCGGCTTTGATCGGACCATTATACAGTGGACTGGGCGATTACTACGGTAACCTCACCAACCTGAATACGACTACGGATGAACAGATTGTTCCAACCCGTGGTGGTGACTGGAAAGATGGTGATAACTGGGTGCGTTTGTACACACACACCTGGGACCCTGTTACGGACAACAACCAATTCAATGGCCCCTGGAACTGGTGTTATAACAACATCACGTCTATTAACCAACAGCTTGGTACCATTAAGGATGCTGGCGTTATTGCAGAGTTAAAAACACTGCGGGCGTTCTTCCACTACGAAGCAATGGATCTGTTCGGCAATGCAATCATTGCTGACCAGGTTTCGGCAGGTACGCCCAAGCAGAGTACCCGTGCTGATATGTTTGCCTTCGTGGAAAAAGAACTATTGGCGGCTTATCCAAACTTAAGCAGTACAGTAGGGGGCGCATACTACGGTCGTATGAACAAGTATGTGGCTGACATGATTCTGGCGAAAATGTATCTGAATGCACAGGTGTATACAGGTACTCCTCGTTGGGCTGATGCCATTACGCGTTGTAATAACATTATCAGCTCTGGTAAATATCAGATCGTTGGTGATTTCTTCAGCAACTTCGTAACGCAGAACCAGAACTCGGCAGAGATTATCCTGGCAACTCCATTTGACAAATCGAAGCGGACAGGTTTCCAGGTACAAATGCAGAACCTGCACTATTTGAACCAGTTGACCTATAACCTGGGTACAGCTCCCTGGAACGGTTTCGCGGCTGTAACGGAGTTCTATAACTCGTTCGATGACAAGGACATTCGGAAAAAAATGTGGCTTGTTGGTCAGCAGTATAAAGCAGATGGTACACCGCTGATGGATGATGCTATCCCGCTGGCTTTCACCCCAGAGATTCCATCGCTCGTTTTAGCTGCAGGGGCTCCTGGTCGTGTAGCCGGTGCTCGTAGTGTAAAATATCAGATTCAGACGAACAACACGTTCACTAGCCAGGATAACGACTTCGTCGTATATCGTTTAGCTGACGTTTACCTGATGCGTGCAGAAGCTAACTTACGTTTAGGTAATACGGCTACCGCTCTAACGGATGTAAACCTGATTCGTAAGCGTGCTGGTATGGCTGATTTTACGACATTGACACTGACCGACATGTTAGCGGAACGTGGTCGTGAAATGGCTTGGGAATATCACCGCCGTCAGGACCAAATCCGTTTCGGAACCTATGGCGATGCTAAACGCTTCAAAGCGAAGGATGCCGATAGTCACTGGACATTGTATCCAATTCCAAGAGATCAGCTGGCATTGAATCCAAACCTGAAACAAAATCCAGGTTATTAA